One Halostagnicola kamekurae DNA segment encodes these proteins:
- a CDS encoding DUF5518 domain-containing protein, protein MASPLRVRTLPEIWRFAFIGAIASLPITVLVNWLPNSEATIGAGIMIFGAFIAGIIAATRASDPSAAGLRAGFIGGVFGLLIFLVTAGTTATWSRSSVIFFVFASGLVVCVAPLFGRGCGRVGGWVANTIASR, encoded by the coding sequence ATGGCGTCGCCTCTCCGCGTCCGCACTCTTCCTGAAATATGGCGATTCGCGTTCATCGGTGCGATAGCCTCGCTACCTATCACCGTTCTTGTAAATTGGTTACCGAACTCGGAGGCGACCATCGGTGCTGGTATAATGATATTCGGAGCGTTCATCGCAGGAATCATCGCCGCAACCCGCGCGTCAGACCCAAGTGCTGCTGGACTCCGCGCTGGTTTTATTGGAGGGGTCTTCGGACTGCTCATATTCCTCGTGACAGCAGGTACGACGGCGACATGGTCGCGATCTAGTGTCATATTTTTTGTCTTCGCCAGTGGACTTGTGGTGTGTGTTGCACCACTATTCGGCCGAGGATGCGGTCGTGTCGGTGGTTGGGTGGCAAACACCATTGCCTCTCGATAG